In the Oryza glaberrima chromosome 6, OglaRS2, whole genome shotgun sequence genome, one interval contains:
- the LOC127776825 gene encoding probable calcium-binding protein CML21, whose translation MGGILGRHDTMKRSSHGSKLETKMVESMQQRASHGTSLKSFDSIIMKFPKIDESLRKCKIIFEQFDEDSNGEIDKQELKHCFQKLEISFTEEEINDLFEACDINEDMGMKFNEFIVFLCLIYLLNEPAVSEAKIKMGLGNLEATFETLVDAFVFLDKNKDGYVSKEEMVQSMNETATGERSSGRIAMKRFEEMDWDKNGMVTFKEFLFAFTRWVGIDENEDDDE comes from the exons ATGGGTGGCATCCTTGGACGCCATGACACCATGAAGAGGAGCTCTCACGGCTCGAAGCTCGAGACGAAGATGGTGGAGTCCATGCAGCAGAGAGCGTCGCACGGGACTTCGCTCAAGTCGTTCGATAGCATCATCATGAAGTTTCCAAAAATCGATGAGAGCTTGAGGAAATGCAAGATCATCTTCGAGCAATTCG ATGAAGATTCCAATGGCGAAATAGATAAACAAGAATTGAAGCATTGTTTCCAAAAGTTGGAAATTTCATTCACAGAGGAGGAGATAAATGACCTCTTTGAAGCTTGTGATATAAATGAAGACATGGGCATGAAGTTCAATGAGTTCATCGTCTTTCTGTGCCTCATTTATCTGCTCAACGAACCAGCTGTGTCAGAAGCA AAGATTAAGATGGGATTAGGAAATCTTGAGGCAACTTTTGAGACCTTGGTTGAtgcatttgtttttttggatAAGAACAAAGATGGATATGTCAGTAAGGAAGAGATGGTTCAATCAATGAATGAGACTGCAACAGGGGAACGCTCTTCTGGGCGTATAGCCATGAAAAGATTTG AGGAAATGGACTGGGACAAGAATGGAATGGTGACCTTCAAAGAATTTCTGTTTGCATTCACTCGCTGGGTTGGGATTGACGAAAATGAGGACGACGATGAATGA
- the LOC127777237 gene encoding subtilisin-like protease SBT5.3, with amino-acid sequence MVITTAMSARSMSTRLELLVVFVFIVAPALAATKPSYIVYLGGRHSHGDDGGVISLEEAHRTAAESHYDLLGSVLGDREKARDAIFYSYTKNINGFAARLEAEEAAAVAERPGVVSVFPDRGRRMHTTRSWQFLGLERPDGSVPPWSPWEAARYGQHIIIGNLDSGVWPESLSFNDRELGPIPNYWKGACRNEHDKTFKCNSKLIGARYFNNGYAKVIGVPLNDTHKTPRDANGHGTHTLATAGGSAVRGAEAFGLGGGTARGGSPRARVAAYRVCYPPFNGSDACYDSDILAAFEAAIADGVHVISASVGADPNDYLEDAIAIGALHAVKAGITVVCSASNFGPDPGTVTNVAPWILTVAASTMDRAFPAHLVFNRNRVEGQSLSPTWLRGKTFYTMISAANAAVPGYPPADALLCELGALDGKKVMGKIVVCMRGGNPRVEKGEEVSRAGGAAMILVNDEASGNDVIADAHVLPAVHINHADGHALLAYINSTKGAKAFITRAKTVVGVKPAPVMAAFSSQGPNTVNPEILKPDVTAPGVSVIAAWSGAAGPTGLPYDQRRVAFNAQSGTSMSCPQVSGVAGLIKTLHPDWSPAAIKSAIMTTATELGNDMRPIMNSSMSPATPFSCGAGHVFPHRAMDPGLVYDLTVDDHLSFLCTIGYNATALALFNGAPFRCPDDPLDPLDFNYPSITAFDLAPAGPPATARRRVRNVGPPATYTAAVVREPEGVQVTVTPTTLTFESTGEVRTFWVKFAVRDPAPAANYAFGAIVWSDGNHQVRSPIVVKTQES; translated from the exons ATGGTGATCACCACGGCGATGTCGGCTCGATCCATGTCCACGCGCCTCGAActcctcgtcgtcttcgtcttcatcgTTGctcccgccctcgccgccacgaAGCCGTCCTACATCGTCTACCTCGGCGGCCGCCACTcccatggcgacgacggcggcgtcatcTCGCTGGAGGAGGCGCACCGCACGGCCGCGGAGTCGCACTACGACCTCCTCGGCTCCGTCCTCGGAGA CAGGGAGAAGGCACGCGACGCCATCTTCTACTCGTACACGAAGAACATCAACGGCTTTGCGGCGAggctggaggcggaggaggcggcggcggtggcggagcggccCGGCGTGGTGTCGGTGTTCCCGGACAGGGGGCGGCGGATGCACACCACGCGGTCGTGGCAGTTCTTGGGCCTCGAGAGGCCCGACGGCAGCGTCCCGCCGTGGTCGCCATGGGAGGCCGCCAGGTACGGCCAGCACATCATCATCGGCAACCTCGACTCAG GCGTGTGGCCTGAATCGCTGAGCTTTAATGACCGTGAGCTTGGTCCGATCCCAAATTATTGGAAAGGAGCTTGCCGGAATGAACACGACAAAACGTTTAAGTGCAACAG CAAGCTCATCGGCGCTCGCTACTTCAACAATGGCTACGCGAAGGTGATCGGCGTCCCGCTGAACGACACGCACAAGACGCCGCGGGACGCCAACGGCCACGGCACGCACACgctggccaccgccggcgggtCGGCTGTGCGCGGCGCCGAGGCgttcggcctcggcggcggcacggcgagggGCGGGTCGCCGCgggcgcgcgtggcggcgtACCGCGTCTGCTACCCTCCCTTCAACGGCAGCGACGCGTGCTACGACTCCGACATCCTCGCCGCCTTCgaggccgccatcgccgacggcGTGCACGTCATCTCCGCCTCCGTCGGCGCCGACCCCAACGACTACCTCGAGGACGCCATCGCCATCGGCGCCCTCCACGCCGTCAAGGCCGGCATCACCGTCGTCTGCTCCGCCAGCAACTTCGGCCCCGACCCTGGCACCGTCACCAACGTCGCGCCATGGATCCTCACCGTCGCCGCGAGCACCATGGACAGGGCATTCCCGGCGCACCTCGTCTTCAACCGCAACCGGGTGGAAGGCCAGAGCCTCTCCCCGACATGGCTGCGCGGGAAGACCTTCTACACCATGATCagcgccgccaacgccgccgttCCCGGCTACCCGCCCGCCGACGC CCTGCTCTGCGAGCTGGGAGCACTGGACGGCAAGAAGGTGATGGGGAAGATCGTGGTGTGCATGCGAGGAGGCAACCCGAGGGTGGAGAAGGGCGAGGAGGTcagccgcgccggcggcgccgcgatgATCCTCGTCAACGACGAGGCCTCCGGGAacgacgtcatcgccgacgcgCACGTCCTCCCGGCGGTGCACATCAACCATGCCGACGGCCACGCGCTCCTGGCCTACATCAACTCCACCAA GGGCGCTAAAGCCTTCATCACGAGGGCGAAGACGGTGGTCGGCGTTAAGCCGGCGCCGGTGATGGCGGCCTTCTCGTCGCAGGGGCCGAACACCGTCAACCCTGAGATCCTAAAG CCTGACGTGACGGCGCCGGGGGTGAGCGTGAtcgcggcgtggagcggcgcggcggggccgaCGGGCTTGCCGTACGACCAGCGGCGGGTGGCGTTCAACGCCCAGAGCGGCACGTCCATGTCGTGCCCGCAAGTGTCCGGCGTTGCCGGCCTGATCAAGACGCTCCATCCGGACTGGAGCCCCGCCGCCATCAAGTCCGCCATCATGACCACCG CGACGGAGCTGGGCAACGACATGAGGCCGATCATGAACTcgtcgatgtcgccggcgacgccgttcAGCTGCGGCGCCGGGCACGTGTTCCCGCACCGCGCGATGGACCCGGGCCTGGTGTACGACCTGACCGTCGACGACCACCTGAGCTTCCTCTGCACCATCGGCTACAACGCGACGGCGCTGGCGCTCTTCAACGGCGCGCCGTTCCGGTGCCCCGACGACCCGCTCGACCCGCTCGACTTCAACTACCCGTCCATCACCGCGTTCGACCTGGCGCCGGCGggcccgccggcgacggcgcggcggagggtgAGGAACGTCGGCCCGCCGGCGACGTACACGGCCGCCGTCGTGAGGGAGCCCGAGGGGGTGCAGGTGACGGTGACGCCGACGACGCTGACGTTCGAGAGCACCGGCGAGGTGAGGACGTTCTGGGTGAAGTTCGCCGTGAGGGaccccgcgccggcggcgaactaCGCGTTCGGCGCCATCGTCTGGTCGGACGGGAACCACCAGGTGCGGAGCCCCATCGTCGTCAAGACGCAGGAGAGTTGA
- the LOC127777238 gene encoding ADP-ribosylation factor GTPase-activating protein AGD12-like, with protein MSTSRDKMRKLKELLHKSENRICADCSSPDPKWASANIGVFICLKCSGIHRSLGTHISKVLSVTLDEWTDDEINSMLEVGGNSYANAIYEAFLPGGYHKPHPDSSQEERADFIRSKYELQEFLKPSLRIVSNKSSLQAMDSRKDIGNASNSYSFKSEAGMVEFIGIIKVKVIRGTKLAVRDILSSDPYVVLTLGQQKAKTKVIKSNLNPVWNEVLTLSVPQKYGPLKLQVYDHDVLSRDDIMGEAEVDLQPMITAAMAFGDPGLLSDMQIGRWLMSRDNALARDSAVSVVGGRVKQEVSLRLQNVECGEVDLELEWIALNQ; from the exons ATGAGTACCAGCAGAG ATAAGATGAGAAAGCTCAAGGAGCTGCTGCACAAGAGTGAAAACCGAATATGTGCTGACTGCAGCTCACCTGATCCCAAATGGGC ATCAGCTAATATAGGAGTTTTCATATGCCTAAAATGTTCTGGAATTCACAGAAGTCTGGGGACGCATATTTCAAAG GTTCTATCAGTCACTCTAGATGAGTGGACTGATGATGAGATTAACTCCATGCTAGAAGTCGGTGGAAACTCTTATGCCAATGCAATCTATGAGGCATTTCTTCCAGGAGGCTATCACAAGCCACATCCCGATTCTAGCCAGGAAGAGAGAGCAGATTTCATCAG GTCAAAGTATGAGTTGCAAGAATTTCTGAAGCCAAGCCTGAGGATAGTTTCTAACAAGAGCTCTTTACAGGCCATGGACTCTAGAAAAGATATTGGCAATGCTTCTAATTCTTACAGCTTCAAGAGTGAG GCTGGTATGGTTGAGTTCATTGGAATAATAAAGGTTAAAGTGATCAGAGGGACTAAACTAGCTGTGAGAGACATTCTAAGCAGCGACCCTTACGTTGTGCTGACCCTTGGACAACAG AAAGCAAAGACTAAAGTAATCAAAAGCAATCTGAACCCGGTTTGGAACGAGGTGCTTACACTGTCGGTTCCTCAGAAATACGGACCTCTGAAACTT CAAGTGTATGATCATGACGTGCTATCGAGGGACGACATCATGGGGGAGGCCGAGGTGGACCTGCAGCCGATGATCACCGCCGCTATGGCGTTCGGTGACCCCGGGCTGCTGTCGGACATGCAGATCGGCCGGTGGCTCATGTCGCGCGACAATGCGCTCGCCAGGGACAGCGCGGTGAGCGTCGTCGGCGGCAGGGTGAAGCAGGAGGTCTCCCTGAGGCTGCAGAATGTGGAGTGCGGAGAGGTGGACCTGGAGCTGGAGTGGATTGCTCTCAACCAGTAG
- the LOC127777239 gene encoding uncharacterized protein LOC127777239, which translates to MAELSPMREVVLMHPLLHLDGGEREALFAAGDQTYGEFRLTLLRLAVKGVLRKRDDMDTQLAECRAHQAGLEQSIVETNRALRDADRQQAAALVQRRLDMQASLKYQDHEEFTLVRELQKMAILLDKYYNEMLALTTSEH; encoded by the exons ATGGCGGAGCTCTCGCCGATGAGGGAGGTGGTATTGATGCACCCGCTGCTtcacctcgacggcggcgagagggaggcGTTGTTCGCGGCAGGAGACCAGACGTACGGCGAGTTCCGCCTGACGCTCCTGCGGTTG GCTGTCAAGGGAGTCTTGCGGAAGCGAGACGATATGGATACCCAGCTTGCAGAGTGCCGAGCTCACCAAGCAGGACTTGAGCAGTCCATTGTTGAGACCAACCGGGCGCTTCGAGACGCTGACCGGCAGCAGGCCGCGGCGCTGGTTCAGCGCAGGCTCGACATGCAGGCGTCCCTCAAGTACCAGGACCACGAGGAGTTCACGCTGGTGAGGGAGCTCCAAAAGATGGCTATTCTCCTTGACAAGTACTACAACGAGATGT TGGCACTTACCACGTCTGAGCACTGA
- the LOC127776824 gene encoding myb family transcription factor PHL7-like, translating into MYEPKPFSSIVLAHNDPVSHNQQIERINNNVVSNSGGNSSNSNFAARQRLRWTDDLHDRFVDAVTQLGGPDRATPKGILRIMGVQGLTIYHVKSHLQKYRLAKYIPDPTADGAKSDKKDLGDLLADIESSSGMEIGEALKLQMEVQKRLHEQLEVQRQLQLRIEAQGRYLQKIIEEQQRLSGVLGESGKLGALGPAPGEPYQDSNKTDPSTPVPTSESPIRDKAGSGLFKTISSHDDCREPLTPDSSCRAGSPLESPPRASKRIRVSSDIDHRGNNEFPPPLKVPEPSSGSDFRQESSVLLSSSAVHFDSLESLDADENVFTNGSGSDD; encoded by the exons ATGTATGAACCAAAGCCCTTCTCAAGCATTGTACTAGCTCACAACGATCCAGTTTCCCACAATCAACAAATTGAACGTATTAACAACAATGTAGTATCTAATAGTGGTGGGAACAGCTCAAACAGCAACTTTGCTGCCAGACAGCGCTTACGGTGGACTGATGACCTCCATGATCGTTTTGTGGATGCTGTAACACAGCTTGGTGGACCCGACA GGGCAACTCCGAAGGGAATTCTTAGAATAATGGGTGTTCAAGGGTTGACCATCTATCATGTCAAAAGCCATCTGCAA AAATATCGGCTTGCTAAATACATTCCAGATCCCACAGCTGATG GTGCCAAGTCTGACAAGAAAGATCTAGGAGATTTGCTTGCTGACATTGAAAGCTCCTC GGGAATGGAAATAGGGGAGGCTTTAAAGTTGCAGATGGAGGTGCAAAAGCGGCTACATGAACAATTAGAG GTGCAAAGGCAGCTACAGCTCCGGATAGAAGCCCAAGGAAGGTACCTCCAGAAGATCATTGAGGAGCAGCAGCGGCTCAGTGGTGTGCTGGGTGAATCAGGCAAGTTAGGCGCCCTGGGACCAGCTCCAGGGGAGCCATACCAGGATTCCAACAAAACCGACCCCTCGACCCCGGTACCGACTTCCGAATCCCCAATCCGCGACAAGGCTGGAAGCGGCTTGTTCAAGACCATTTCTTCGCACGACGACTGCCGCGAGCCTTTGACACCGGACTCCAGCTGCCGTGCCGGCTCCCCTTTGGAGAGCCCCCCCAGGGCTAGCAAGAGGATCCGGGTCAGCAGCGACATTGATCATCGTGGGAACAATGAGTTCCCCCCTCCTCTCAAAGTTCCGGAGCCAAGTTCAGGTTCAGATTTCCGACAGGAAAGCTCAGTGTTATTATCATCCAGCGCGGTGCACTTCGATTCTTTGGAGAGCCTGGATGCAGATGAAAATGTCTTCACCAATGGTTCAGGCAGTGATGATTGA